One window of the Ictidomys tridecemlineatus isolate mIctTri1 chromosome 11, mIctTri1.hap1, whole genome shotgun sequence genome contains the following:
- the C2cd4d gene encoding C2 calcium-dependent domain-containing protein 4D isoform X1: MAAETEVCLFRKRSQTWTAVAPASSSQKDWVGGAGFRGSCSPAALHASRPEARARTHRPPTASPSGPPNCDAGFAPLGPAEPEPPAPDPLMWLLEKAGCRLGAAEPAARGAPSSLLPARRAPGPAPCAFPNVLTPDRIPQFFIPPRLRDPGGAQPRAGPREGARSLPAACSLPHLAGRQGWAFLPESPHTRRRESLFLSPPGLAAGLSPAQSRLYVSAPDLRLCRAPDGDTAPSPDSSPLGSPRPGPGRRRPHSLPREEAAPSDRGPPAPPLFHLDVLCCQLRPTKDSVLRLGPRGGQLRLSAEYQAGPGRLRLRLVSAEALPRPRAGPGSGGGGCCVVLRLQPRVRPRAQRSRVVKCSANPIFNEDFFFDGLGPPDLAARSLRAKVLDRGAGLRRDVLLGECETPLMALLPPLGGGLGPGSSLVPAHLSL; encoded by the exons ATGGCTGCGGAGACAGAGGTGTGTTTATTCAGGAAAAGAAGTCAGACGTGGACAGCAGTGGCCCCTGCCAGCTCCTCCCAGAAGGACTGGGTTGGGGGAGCAGGTTTCAGAGGAAGCTGCTCCCCAGCGGCTCTGCACGCCTCCAGGCCAGAAGCCAGAGCCAGGACGCACCGGCCGCCCACAG CTTCGCCATCCGGCCCTCCCAACTGCGACGCTGGATTCGCGCCCCTCGGTCCTGCGGAACCCGAGCCTCCAGCCCCCGACCCGCTCATGTGGCTCTTGGAGAAAGCCGGCTGCAGGCTGGGGGCCGCCGAGCCCGCGGCCAGGGGGGCGCCCTCCAGCCTGCTCCCCGCGCGCCGGGCCCCGGGCCCAGCCCCGTGCGCCTTCCCCAACGTCCTCACCCCCGACCGCATCCCGCAGTTCTTCATCCCGCCGCGGCTCCGGGACCCCGGCGGCGCGCAGCCCCGGGCCGGGCCCCGCGAGGGCGCCCGCAGCCTGCCCGCGGCCTGCTCGCTGCCGCACCTGGCCGGCCGCCAGGGCTGGGCCTTCCTGCCCGAGAGCCCGCACACGCGCCGGCGCGAGTCCCTCTTCCTCTCGCCGCCCGGCCTGGCCGCGGGGCTGTCCCCGGCGCAGTCCCGCCTGTACGTCTCGGCCCCGGACCTGCGCCTCTGCCGGGCCCCCGACGGCGACACGGCCCCGTCGCCCGACTCGTCGCCCTTGGGCTCCCCGCGCCCGGGGCCCGGCCGGCGCCGGCCGCACTCGCTGCCCCGGGAGGAGGCCGCCCCGTCGGACCGCGGCCCGCCCGCGCCGCCGCTCTTCCACCTGGACGTCCTCTGCTGCCAGCTGCGGCCCACCAAGGACAGCGTGCTGCGCCTCGGGCCGCGCGGCGGGCAGCTGCGGCTCTCGGCCGAGTACCAGGCCGGGCCCGGGCGGCTGCGGCTGCGCCTCGTGAGCGCCGAGGCCCTCCCCCGGCCTCGGGCCGGCCcgggcagcggcggcggcggctgctgcGTGGTGCTCCGGCTGCAGCCCCGCGTGCGGCCGCGCGCCCAGCGGAGCCGCGTGGTCAAATGCAGCGCCAACCCCATCTTCAACGAGGACTTCTTCTTCGACGGGCTCGGCCCGCCAGACCTGGCCGCCCGCAGCCTGAGGGCCAAAGTGCTGGACCGAGGCGCGGGGCTGCGCCGGGACGTGCTGCTGGGCGAGTGCGAGACGCCCCTCATGGCCCTGCTGCCGCCCTTGGGTGGGGGGCTCGGCCCTGGGTCTTCTCTGGTGCCCGCCCACCTCAGCCTGTAG
- the C2cd4d gene encoding C2 calcium-dependent domain-containing protein 4D isoform X2, whose product MRWDLDPGEQVVRDKGVGVRFCAPQAVRLRGPAPESSGQQTASPSGPPNCDAGFAPLGPAEPEPPAPDPLMWLLEKAGCRLGAAEPAARGAPSSLLPARRAPGPAPCAFPNVLTPDRIPQFFIPPRLRDPGGAQPRAGPREGARSLPAACSLPHLAGRQGWAFLPESPHTRRRESLFLSPPGLAAGLSPAQSRLYVSAPDLRLCRAPDGDTAPSPDSSPLGSPRPGPGRRRPHSLPREEAAPSDRGPPAPPLFHLDVLCCQLRPTKDSVLRLGPRGGQLRLSAEYQAGPGRLRLRLVSAEALPRPRAGPGSGGGGCCVVLRLQPRVRPRAQRSRVVKCSANPIFNEDFFFDGLGPPDLAARSLRAKVLDRGAGLRRDVLLGECETPLMALLPPLGGGLGPGSSLVPAHLSL is encoded by the exons ATGCGGTGGGACTTGGATCCTGGGGAGCAGGTCGTCAGAGAtaaaggggtgggggtgaggttctGCGCCCCGCAAGCGGTGCGTCTCCGTGGACCGGCCCCGGAGTCCTCAGGCCAGCAGACAG CTTCGCCATCCGGCCCTCCCAACTGCGACGCTGGATTCGCGCCCCTCGGTCCTGCGGAACCCGAGCCTCCAGCCCCCGACCCGCTCATGTGGCTCTTGGAGAAAGCCGGCTGCAGGCTGGGGGCCGCCGAGCCCGCGGCCAGGGGGGCGCCCTCCAGCCTGCTCCCCGCGCGCCGGGCCCCGGGCCCAGCCCCGTGCGCCTTCCCCAACGTCCTCACCCCCGACCGCATCCCGCAGTTCTTCATCCCGCCGCGGCTCCGGGACCCCGGCGGCGCGCAGCCCCGGGCCGGGCCCCGCGAGGGCGCCCGCAGCCTGCCCGCGGCCTGCTCGCTGCCGCACCTGGCCGGCCGCCAGGGCTGGGCCTTCCTGCCCGAGAGCCCGCACACGCGCCGGCGCGAGTCCCTCTTCCTCTCGCCGCCCGGCCTGGCCGCGGGGCTGTCCCCGGCGCAGTCCCGCCTGTACGTCTCGGCCCCGGACCTGCGCCTCTGCCGGGCCCCCGACGGCGACACGGCCCCGTCGCCCGACTCGTCGCCCTTGGGCTCCCCGCGCCCGGGGCCCGGCCGGCGCCGGCCGCACTCGCTGCCCCGGGAGGAGGCCGCCCCGTCGGACCGCGGCCCGCCCGCGCCGCCGCTCTTCCACCTGGACGTCCTCTGCTGCCAGCTGCGGCCCACCAAGGACAGCGTGCTGCGCCTCGGGCCGCGCGGCGGGCAGCTGCGGCTCTCGGCCGAGTACCAGGCCGGGCCCGGGCGGCTGCGGCTGCGCCTCGTGAGCGCCGAGGCCCTCCCCCGGCCTCGGGCCGGCCcgggcagcggcggcggcggctgctgcGTGGTGCTCCGGCTGCAGCCCCGCGTGCGGCCGCGCGCCCAGCGGAGCCGCGTGGTCAAATGCAGCGCCAACCCCATCTTCAACGAGGACTTCTTCTTCGACGGGCTCGGCCCGCCAGACCTGGCCGCCCGCAGCCTGAGGGCCAAAGTGCTGGACCGAGGCGCGGGGCTGCGCCGGGACGTGCTGCTGGGCGAGTGCGAGACGCCCCTCATGGCCCTGCTGCCGCCCTTGGGTGGGGGGCTCGGCCCTGGGTCTTCTCTGGTGCCCGCCCACCTCAGCCTGTAG